In Bos indicus isolate NIAB-ARS_2022 breed Sahiwal x Tharparkar chromosome 2, NIAB-ARS_B.indTharparkar_mat_pri_1.0, whole genome shotgun sequence, a single genomic region encodes these proteins:
- the LOC139177106 gene encoding protein bicaudal D homolog 1-like isoform X1, with protein MNIYNLNAIIRDQIKHLQKAVDRSLQLSRQGAAARELAPVVDKDKEALMKKILKSLLSTKREQIRHTEGGAESQQTGDLILLKKNNPDIFSLGWFLEQRRKSHAHQGHPVCCVWRSQASRWSSRSCCSWAPRVYRMPV; from the exons ATGAATATCTACAACCTTAATGCCATAATCCGGGACCAAATCAAACATCTGCAGAAAGCCGTGGACCGGTCCTTGCAACTGTCTCGTCAAGGAGCTGCAGCACGGGAGCTGGCCCCCGTGGTCGATAAAGACAAGGAAGCCCTAATGAAAAAGATCCTCAAGTCGCTACTGAGCACCAAACGGGAGCAGATCCGCCACACTGAGGGCGGTGCTGAAAGCCAACAAACAGGTGATCTCATTCTACTG AAGAAAAACAATCCTGATATTTTCAGTCTGGGCTGGTTCCttgaacaaaggagaaaaagccaTGCCCATCAGGGCCACCCCGTGTGCTGTGTGTGGAGAAGCCAGGCCTCCAGATGGTCCTCCAGGTCCTGCTGCAGCTGGGCTCCCAGGGTCTACAGGATGCCAGTGTAA
- the LOC139177106 gene encoding protein bicaudal D homolog 1-like isoform X3 has translation MNIYNLNAIIRDQIKHLQKAVDRSLQLSRQGAAARELAPVVDKDKEALMKKILKSLLSTKREQIRHTEGGAESQQTEEKQS, from the exons ATGAATATCTACAACCTTAATGCCATAATCCGGGACCAAATCAAACATCTGCAGAAAGCCGTGGACCGGTCCTTGCAACTGTCTCGTCAAGGAGCTGCAGCACGGGAGCTGGCCCCCGTGGTCGATAAAGACAAGGAAGCCCTAATGAAAAAGATCCTCAAGTCGCTACTGAGCACCAAACGGGAGCAGATCCGCCACACTGAGGGCGGTGCTGAAAGCCAACAAACAG AAGAAAAACAATCCTGA
- the LOC139177106 gene encoding protein bicaudal D homolog 1-like isoform X2: MNIYNLNAIIRDQIKHLQKAVDRSLQLSRQGAAARELAPVVDKDKEALMKKILKSLLSTKREQIRHTEGGAESQQTGVTWYLEFKSC, from the exons ATGAATATCTACAACCTTAATGCCATAATCCGGGACCAAATCAAACATCTGCAGAAAGCCGTGGACCGGTCCTTGCAACTGTCTCGTCAAGGAGCTGCAGCACGGGAGCTGGCCCCCGTGGTCGATAAAGACAAGGAAGCCCTAATGAAAAAGATCCTCAAGTCGCTACTGAGCACCAAACGGGAGCAGATCCGCCACACTGAGGGCGGTGCTGAAAGCCAACAAACAG GTGTCACATGGTATTTGGAATTCAAGTCTTGCTGA